One part of the Gemmatimonadaceae bacterium genome encodes these proteins:
- a CDS encoding EAL domain-containing protein — protein MIEEELLCRAKILVVDDEPANVRLLERVLLSGGYGEVCGITDPREALARFDELRPDLVILDLHMPHLDGHAMLRLVKEKCGPGEYLPILVLTADSTRDAKERALSGGAKDFLTKPLDRMEVLLRTRNLLETRFLHLALQDENRSLEAKLVHQAFHDPLTGLANRALFRDRAAHALAGVCRGECVSMLLLDLDNFKSVNDSLGHGEGDRLLGVVAERLLKATRGCDSVARIGGDEFAVLLEGLQHDEDALTVVGRITDSLRTPIRLRDREVVISASIGIAHARPEDRMDELLRNADVAMYRAKDEGKGRWAVFEPSMYAALLERLGLEADLRQAVERREFRVVYQPIVELDSGSISGLEALVRWEHPDRVPGDRVPASFIGVAEQTGLIVPIGRWVLREACRQGREWQLASSDRAAPTMSVNVSARQLQDPNFVGDVASALADTRFPAERLILEITESVLMSNVVSSVERLRELKTLGVQLAIDDFGTGYCNLSYLQRFPVDMLKIDRSFITNVAHNGGDAALASSILGLATNLRLHTVAEGIERADQRARLVALGCALGQGYLFAEPVSADTITELLRSGANMTASPVEQPR, from the coding sequence ATGATCGAGGAGGAACTGCTTTGTCGCGCGAAGATTCTCGTCGTTGACGACGAGCCGGCGAACGTTCGCCTCCTCGAGCGCGTGTTGCTGAGCGGCGGGTACGGCGAGGTGTGCGGCATCACGGACCCGCGTGAAGCGCTCGCGCGTTTCGACGAGCTTCGACCCGATCTCGTCATACTGGATTTGCACATGCCGCACCTCGACGGCCACGCGATGCTCCGCCTGGTCAAGGAAAAGTGCGGACCGGGCGAGTATTTGCCGATCCTCGTTCTCACCGCGGACAGCACGCGCGACGCCAAAGAGCGCGCCCTGTCGGGGGGCGCCAAGGACTTCTTGACGAAGCCGCTGGATCGCATGGAAGTGTTGTTGCGCACGCGGAATCTGCTGGAGACTCGCTTCTTACATCTGGCGCTGCAGGACGAGAATCGGTCGCTCGAGGCGAAGCTCGTTCATCAAGCGTTTCACGATCCGCTCACCGGACTCGCCAATCGCGCGCTCTTTCGAGACCGTGCGGCGCACGCGCTGGCGGGCGTTTGCCGCGGCGAATGCGTGTCGATGTTGCTTCTCGACCTCGACAACTTCAAGTCGGTCAACGATTCGCTTGGACATGGCGAAGGCGACCGACTTCTCGGGGTCGTCGCCGAGCGCCTCCTCAAGGCGACGCGCGGGTGCGACAGCGTGGCGCGCATCGGCGGGGACGAATTTGCGGTCCTCCTCGAGGGCCTGCAGCACGACGAGGACGCGTTGACGGTCGTGGGCCGCATCACGGATTCGCTCCGGACGCCCATCCGATTGCGCGACCGTGAGGTGGTCATCTCGGCGAGCATCGGCATCGCACATGCCCGGCCGGAAGATCGCATGGATGAGCTCCTCCGCAATGCCGACGTCGCGATGTACCGCGCGAAGGATGAAGGGAAGGGCCGCTGGGCCGTGTTCGAGCCGAGTATGTATGCGGCGTTGCTCGAGCGATTGGGGCTCGAGGCGGACCTCCGTCAGGCCGTCGAGCGGCGAGAGTTCCGCGTCGTCTACCAGCCGATCGTCGAGCTGGACTCGGGGTCGATCAGTGGACTCGAGGCGCTGGTGCGCTGGGAACACCCGGACCGAGTCCCGGGCGACCGGGTGCCTGCGTCGTTCATCGGCGTCGCGGAGCAGACGGGACTCATCGTGCCGATCGGGCGCTGGGTTCTCCGAGAGGCGTGCCGGCAGGGCCGCGAATGGCAACTCGCATCGTCCGACCGTGCGGCGCCGACCATGAGCGTGAACGTGTCCGCACGGCAACTCCAGGATCCAAACTTCGTCGGCGACGTGGCGTCGGCGCTCGCGGACACGCGCTTCCCGGCGGAGCGCCTCATTCTCGAGATCACCGAGAGCGTGCTGATGTCGAACGTGGTGTCGTCGGTGGAGCGCCTTCGTGAGCTCAAGACACTCGGCGTGCAACTCGCGATCGACGATTTCGGTACGGGGTACTGCAACCTGAGCTATCTCCAGCGGTTTCCCGTGGACATGCTCAAGATCGACCGGTCGTTCATCACCAACGTGGCACACAACGGCGGCGACGCGGCGTTGGCGAGCTCGATCCTGGGGCTCGCGACCAATCTGCGGCTCCACACCGTCGCCGAGGGGATCGAACGCGCCGATCAGCGTGCGCGACTCGTCGCGCTCGGCTGCGCGCTCGGACAAGGGTACCTGTTCGCGGAGCCGGTGAGCGCGGACACGATCACCGAGCTGCTCCGGTCAGGGGCGAACATGACGGCGTCGCCAGTGGAGCAACCGCGCTGA
- a CDS encoding MHYT domain-containing protein, producing the protein MHSTHEFPLVALSVLIAICASYTALTLAGRVTVARGRARTAWLLGGSVAMGSGIWSMHFVAMLAFHLPVEIAYDAWFMALSYLAAVVASAFALFVAGRPRVGIAGRLAAGVCLGVAVVVMHYTGMAAVRVDARLTYDPVLVAASVAVAIAASTVALWLFLWLRNDETRRGRVLRPIAAVVMGLAIAGMHYTAMAAAHFSSAGAMPPMDDQFLIGTTGLALPVVLGAFVILALTMVGSTTDRWVRAQLTAAEALRESEERYRSVVSEVDEVIFRTDASGRWTFLNPAWTGITGYTVAETLGIEIHECAHGEDRAAVVEQYAALRAGRTDYAQFEIRCSTKGNETRWLEVRARASRGAEGDFAGAAGVIRDVTDRRRAEEALRHAREVAEAASRAKSEFLSRMSHELRTPLNAILGFGQLIELDATTPGLRESGDQILKAGRHLLALIDEVLDITRIESGRLHVSTEPVAVNEVVREIIDLVAPLATPGHVTLAIEPSAMAECYVHADRQRLKQVLLNLVANAVKYNRPEGEVRVSSEPVASGRLRIFVRDTGAGIVPEKLHRLFTPFERLGAEHRGIEGTGLGLALSRRLAEAMGGEIGVESAIDVGTTFWVELAEAESPLARLEDASAAGLRKRPTDLHFGRRRILYVEDNLSNLTLVQRILDRDHDLDLIPAMQGGLALELARLHRPDLILLDLHLPDIPGEQVLKQLRDAADCRNIPVVILSADATPGQVERLRAAGAHAYVTKPLAVQPFIEIITEVMSRERAA; encoded by the coding sequence ATGCACAGCACTCATGAGTTCCCGCTCGTCGCGCTCTCCGTTCTGATCGCGATCTGCGCGTCCTACACCGCGCTCACGCTGGCGGGCAGGGTCACGGTCGCTCGCGGACGCGCGCGCACCGCGTGGCTCCTTGGCGGAAGCGTCGCGATGGGGAGCGGCATTTGGAGCATGCACTTCGTTGCCATGCTCGCGTTTCATCTTCCGGTCGAAATCGCGTACGACGCGTGGTTCATGGCGTTGTCGTATCTCGCGGCCGTCGTCGCGTCCGCGTTCGCGCTGTTTGTCGCGGGGCGACCGCGGGTGGGCATTGCGGGTCGGCTCGCCGCCGGTGTCTGCCTCGGCGTGGCCGTCGTCGTCATGCACTATACCGGCATGGCGGCGGTGCGCGTGGATGCGCGATTGACCTACGATCCCGTGCTCGTGGCCGCATCAGTCGCCGTCGCGATCGCCGCGTCGACCGTAGCGCTCTGGCTCTTTCTCTGGTTGCGCAACGATGAGACGCGACGTGGGCGGGTGCTCCGCCCGATTGCCGCGGTGGTCATGGGCCTCGCCATCGCCGGCATGCACTACACCGCGATGGCGGCCGCGCACTTCTCATCGGCTGGCGCGATGCCACCGATGGACGATCAGTTTCTCATCGGTACGACGGGGCTGGCGCTGCCGGTAGTCCTTGGCGCTTTCGTGATCCTCGCGCTGACGATGGTCGGCTCGACGACGGATCGCTGGGTCCGCGCACAACTCACCGCGGCGGAGGCGCTGCGCGAGAGCGAAGAGCGCTATCGTTCCGTCGTCAGTGAGGTCGACGAGGTGATCTTTCGGACCGATGCCTCCGGACGATGGACGTTCTTGAATCCCGCATGGACCGGCATCACGGGCTACACGGTCGCCGAGACGCTCGGCATCGAGATCCACGAATGCGCGCACGGGGAGGATCGAGCCGCGGTCGTCGAACAGTATGCGGCCCTCCGCGCCGGACGCACCGACTACGCCCAGTTCGAGATTCGGTGTTCGACCAAGGGCAACGAGACACGATGGCTCGAGGTCCGCGCACGAGCGTCGCGCGGCGCCGAGGGAGATTTCGCGGGCGCCGCGGGCGTGATTCGCGACGTAACCGATCGCCGGCGCGCCGAAGAAGCGCTCCGTCACGCTCGGGAGGTCGCCGAGGCGGCAAGCCGCGCCAAGAGCGAATTCCTCTCGCGCATGAGCCACGAGCTGCGCACACCGTTGAACGCGATTCTCGGCTTCGGTCAGCTCATCGAGCTCGACGCGACGACGCCAGGGCTTCGCGAGAGCGGCGATCAGATTCTCAAGGCAGGCCGACACCTCCTGGCGCTGATCGACGAAGTCCTGGACATCACGCGGATCGAATCGGGCCGCCTGCACGTGTCGACCGAACCAGTCGCCGTCAACGAAGTCGTGCGAGAGATCATCGACTTGGTGGCGCCGCTGGCAACGCCCGGCCACGTGACGCTCGCGATCGAACCGTCGGCGATGGCGGAGTGCTACGTGCATGCCGATCGACAGCGCCTCAAGCAGGTTCTCCTGAACCTGGTCGCCAATGCGGTCAAGTACAATCGGCCCGAGGGCGAAGTACGGGTGAGCAGTGAACCCGTCGCGAGCGGGCGGCTGAGGATCTTCGTCCGCGACACGGGCGCCGGAATCGTCCCCGAGAAACTCCACCGGTTGTTTACACCGTTCGAGCGGCTCGGCGCGGAGCATCGCGGCATCGAGGGAACAGGACTGGGCCTCGCGTTGTCGCGTCGCCTTGCCGAGGCCATGGGCGGCGAGATCGGCGTTGAGAGCGCGATCGATGTCGGCACGACGTTCTGGGTGGAACTGGCCGAGGCCGAGAGTCCGTTGGCGCGTCTCGAAGACGCGTCGGCCGCGGGACTCCGGAAGCGCCCGACCGACCTTCACTTCGGGCGGCGCCGGATTCTCTACGTCGAAGACAATCTCTCGAATCTGACGCTGGTGCAGCGGATACTCGACCGCGACCACGATCTCGATCTGATCCCGGCGATGCAGGGCGGGCTGGCGCTCGAGCTGGCGCGGCTGCATCGCCCCGATCTGATTCTGCTCGATCTGCACTTGCCCGACATCCCCGGCGAACAGGTGCTCAAGCAACTGCGCGACGCCGCCGATTGCCGGAACATTCCGGTCGTGATCCTCAGCGCGGATGCCACGCCGGGCCAGGTGGAGCGGCTGCGTGCCGCCGGCGCGCACGCGTACGTGACCAAGCCCCTCGCGGTCCAACCGTTCATTGAAATCATCACTGAGGTCATGAGCCGGGAGCGCGCCGCATGA